In Acidimicrobiales bacterium, one DNA window encodes the following:
- a CDS encoding phosphotransferase family protein, which produces MEPEVVDLDVLAGWMDERGLPPGPIEHVEALGGGTQNVLLRFTRGGESYVLRRGPKHLRKASNEVMRREQRVLAALAVSDVPHPRFVAGCTDETLMNGAVFYLMEPIDGFNATVGLPPLHAGDPEIRHEMGLQTADAAARLGAVDHVAVGLADFGKPEGFLERQVPRWQGELESYGQIEGYPGPEIPGLDEVAAWLDANRPTTWQPGIMHGDYHLANVMFAPDGPRLAAIVDWEMCTIGDPLLDLGWLLATWPQPLGDDDAMASVVTGAIGGSTGLPTRDELVARYAERSTRDVSAITWYTVLACFKLGIVLEGTHARACGGKAPKPTGDLLHAITLGLFARARSLIGVAS; this is translated from the coding sequence GTGGAACCTGAGGTCGTCGACCTCGACGTCCTTGCCGGCTGGATGGACGAGCGGGGCCTGCCGCCCGGCCCGATCGAGCACGTCGAGGCGCTGGGCGGCGGCACGCAGAACGTGCTGCTCCGGTTCACCCGGGGCGGCGAGTCCTACGTGCTGCGCCGCGGGCCCAAGCACCTGCGCAAGGCCAGCAACGAGGTCATGCGGCGTGAGCAGCGGGTGCTCGCCGCGCTCGCCGTCAGCGACGTCCCCCACCCCCGGTTCGTCGCCGGCTGCACCGACGAGACCCTGATGAACGGCGCCGTCTTCTACCTGATGGAGCCCATCGACGGCTTCAACGCCACCGTCGGCCTCCCCCCGCTCCACGCCGGCGACCCGGAGATCCGCCACGAGATGGGCCTCCAGACCGCCGACGCCGCCGCCCGCCTGGGAGCGGTCGACCACGTGGCCGTCGGCCTCGCCGACTTCGGCAAGCCCGAGGGCTTCCTCGAGCGCCAGGTCCCCCGCTGGCAGGGCGAGCTCGAGTCGTACGGCCAGATCGAGGGCTACCCAGGGCCGGAGATCCCCGGCCTCGACGAGGTCGCCGCCTGGCTCGACGCCAACCGGCCCACCACCTGGCAGCCGGGGATCATGCACGGCGACTACCACCTGGCCAACGTGATGTTCGCCCCCGACGGGCCCCGCCTCGCCGCCATCGTCGACTGGGAGATGTGCACCATCGGCGACCCGCTGCTCGACCTCGGCTGGCTGCTCGCCACCTGGCCCCAGCCCCTCGGCGACGACGACGCCATGGCCTCGGTCGTCACCGGGGCGATCGGCGGCAGCACCGGCCTGCCCACCCGCGACGAGCTGGTCGCCCGCTACGCCGAGCGCTCGACCCGCGACGTCTCGGCCATCACCTGGTACACGGTGCTGGCCTGCTTCAAGCTCGGCATCGTCCTCGAGGGCACCCACGCCCGCGCCTGCGGCGGCAAGGCCCCCAAGCCGACCGGCGACCTGCTGCACGCCATCACCCTCGGGCTGTTCGCCCGGGCCCGTTCACTCATCGGAGTTGCGTCATGA